GCGGCGTCGGTGATCTGCTGGATGCTCACGTTGGTCCGGCCATCGGCGAGGAAACCTTGCGCGGCCGACAGCAGCGCCGCACGGGTGCGCTGTCGGCGCCGGTCGGTGCGGCTGGCAACTTCCGCAGGCTCAGCGGTCATATCCGCATCATATCTGAGAAGTTCATCAGAAATGGTCGGGACTCTACCCGCAAAGTGCCGATCTCATCAGCTGGTCGGTCGAAAGATCAAGTCGGTGCTCAACCGCCGCACGAAGGTCCGCAGCCGCTCGACGGTTGCTTCCTCGGGTTCCAGCAGGCGCAGTTGCAGCAGTTCCCGTCCGGTCGCCTGCAGGATCCGGGCCGTGTACTCCGGGTCGTGCACGTTCGGATTGATCCGGAGCAACTCTTCGGTCAGGAAGTCCTGCAATACCTGCTGTGATCCGGCGAGTCGTTGGTGCAGCTCGGCGGGGGCACCCTCGGGCGGAAACAGGAACAGCCGCCAGGTTTCCGGGTGGTTGCCGACCGCGTCCAGGACGCCGTCGAACACGTCCACCAGCAACGCGGTCGGGTCGGCTTCGCTACCGCGTTCGCCCACCGAGTCGGCAAACTGCGCGGCGGCGCGGGCCGATTCGCGATCGATCAAGGCGACGAACAGGCCCGGGATATCGCCGAACAGCTGGTAGATCAGCGACCGGTGAATCCCGGCGTCCGCGGCGATGCGCTTCGGGGTGGCGGCGTGGAATCCGTCGGCGTCGACGATCGCGTGCGTGACATCGAGAATCTGTTCGCGCCGCGCCGCCGACGTCATCCGCTGCCTCGGCGTCCCGGCGGCCACGCCGATCAGCGTATCGCACGGCTGATCGGCGGGGGCCTGGTTGACGGGGTACTCACACTATGTGAGTATCGTTGGTAACACAGTGTGAGTTAGCGGGAGATGTCGATGACCACCTACTTCCCCGAGCTGGACCGGCTGATGCAGTACCAGCGGGAACTGCCCGAGCTCTACGGCGCCCTCGATTTCGACACCCGCCCCTACCGGCTGACCACCGACCCGGCGGTGGCATCCGCGTTGCCCGGCTGGGTCGCGCGGCGCGAGCCGCTGCTCGCCGACGATCGGATCGTCGAGCTGGTCGCCACCGCCACGATGCTGGGCGACGTCGCCGCCGATCCGTACGCGGCGCTGAGTGCGACGCGCAGTGTGACCGAGTTGATCGAGTTGGTCCGGCTGGCCTGCCGAGCAGGCCTCGATGCCGTTCCGGACGCGCCGCCCGAGCTGGTGCGCTTCATCGAGTCGATGACCGCGCCGCCGGACTGGATCGACATGACACTGGTCGCCGACGGCGCGCGCCGGTCGAAGATCGATGCGGCGCTGCTCGCACCGTTCCTCATCCGCGGCGCATTCGTCGCTACCTTCACCAACACCTATGCCGCGCTGCCGATGGCACTGACCGGGGCGTTGTCCGGGCGCCGGGCGGCTCGCCGGGTGAACGAAACGGCCGCCTTCTTCGCGCTGACCACTTTGCCCGGCGCGCTGGACCGTTACGGTCCCGGGTTCGAGGCGGCGGCGTTGGTCCGATTGATGCATTCGCTGGTTCGATGCCACGCTTTGACCCGCGCGGCGAACTGGGACCCGAGCGTGTACGGCATGCCGGTGCCGCAGATCGACCAGCTGCCCGCCGGCATGATCCAGCTCTATCTGATGGCACAGCGAGCGTTGCGTGCCGGGCGGACCGAGTTCACCGCGGGCGAGCGGGCGGTCGTGGAGTTCAGCCGCTACCGCTGCTTCCTGCTCGGTCTCCCGGAGGAATTGGTTCCGGCGACGGCTACCGATATCGTCCGGCTGATCAATGCGCGCGCGGCACTGCTGCGGGACGGTTTCGACGACGAGACCTGCGGTCGGCTGGTTCGGTCCACGATGGACGCCTACCTGCGCGCCGCCGACACCCGGTTCGACCGGCTGGCCGACGCGGTGGAGAAGAGCTACAGCAAGCTCGGGTTCACCCAGGCGTTCTGCCACGGCAGTCGGCGGGCCGCGGCGGCGATGGGCGTGCATACCGGACCCGCCGACTATGCCCGAGTCGCGGTCACCGCGCCGTTCATCGTCGGTCGAGTACTCGCAGTGGGGCTGGCGGTGCGTAATCGGCGGCTGCGCCCGCTGGTCGACCGATACCTCGATCGGACCATCGCCCGTCGGCTGGTCGGCTACGGCAAGCCGGAGTACCGCACCGACGCCGGCAGCTACGCCGAGCTCGGTTCGGCCGGGGTCGGGGTGGCGTAGCGGTAGCGGTGGTGGTCGAGGAAGCCGAGCTTGCGGTACATCGCCAGCGCCGGCTCGTTCTCGACGGCAACCTGCAGGTAGGCGTGGCCGGCGCCGTGCGACCTGGCCCAGCGCAGCAGCTCGACGCAGATCAGCGTGCCCAGACCGTGTCGGCGGTGCTGTGGATCCACCTCGACCGCGGTCAGCCCGACCCAGACCCGACCGTCCGGCGCGACGGTGACCGCAGCCCGGGCGACCGCGACCGGGTTCTCCGTGCCCAGCGAGCCGAAGCCGAGCACACCCCCGACCACCTGCTCCAATACCGGACCGGCGGTCGGTGGCAGTGGTGCGTCCCGATATCGGCAGCGTGCGGTCCAACCGGGTGTGGGCCGCGGGTCCACGGTGAGCAGCGAGTCGCCGTTCGGGAGCACGACGTTGTCCAGGTCGACGGCGAGCATCAGCACCTCCTCCGAGGTGAACCAGCCGTCCGGCACGGCGCCGAGCCGATCCGGCAACAGCAGTCGCACCGGGAGCCCGCGCTCGGCGTACCACTGTTCGATCGCCGGCAGCGGGTCCAGGGTGACCGCTTCGCCCAGCGGCACCGCCGAATTCGCCCGCCCGGTGAATCCGTCGCCCGCGCGCAGGAACCAGCCGTCCAGCCATTCCCGCTCCAAGCCGGGCCAGCCGTGCGCCGCGGCGATCTCCAACGCCTGGATCTCCCGGGTCCGAATCGGCCGGGGCGCGTACGGGCGCAGGGCGATCACCCGCTCGGCGGCCACCGCGACCACGCGGCCGTCGTCGCCCCGCACGGCCGGCGGATCGAGCGAGACCAGCTCGCCGACCAGGTCGCTGAGCACGTCCGGATAGCCAGCGGGTAACCGGTATCGCAGCACTACCCGGGCTCCCGGCGACAGCTCAGTCGTCATGGCCGAACGGGTCGGGGGTGCTACCCGGCGTCCAACTGAGGCCCGGTACCCCCCAGCCGTTCTGCTTGATCGCCCGCTTCGCCGCGCGCGCGTTGCGTCCGATCAGAACGTCGGTGTACAGCAACCCGTCCAGATGGCCGACCTCGTGCTGCAACATCCGGGCGAAGAAGCCCTTGCCCTCGACCGACACCGGTTCGCCGTGCTCGTCGGTCCCGGTGACCCGGGCCCACTCCGCGCGGCCGGTCGGGAACTGCTCGCCGGGCACCGACAGGCATCCCTCTTCGTCGTCGTCCGGATCCGGCATCGTCTCCGGGATCTCCGAGGTCTCCAGTACCGGATTGATCACCACCCCCCGGCGGTACACCGGCGCCCCATCCCCGCGGCGTTCCGGGCAGTCGTAGACGAACAGCCGCAGCGGCACGCCGACCTGGTTCGCGGCCAGACCGACTCCGTTTGCTGCCGTGAGTGTTTCGTACATGTCGGCGATCAGTGGGGCCAGCTCCGCGGGCGATTGGGTGACGGATTCGGTGGGCTGGTGTAGAACGGGGTCGCCGACGACGCGGATCGGAAGAATCGCCATGCCGAGAGGATACTGGGCGGGGTCGGCAGGTTCGTGTCGTCCGTCCGGGCGGCCTATTGATCATGATTGAATGGAAAGTGACGTACATCGATGTCATTCGTCTGTGAAACTCGGTGAGGGAGCGAAATGGACGGCGCAGCAGCGCGAAACCGGGGCGGGGCCGGTCCGGGTGGGGCAGGGGACCGTGGCGAGGACGGACTGACCCGGCGAGAGCATGACATCCTCGGTTTCGAGCGGCAGTGGTGGAAGTACGCGGGGGCGAAGGAAGAAGCGATCAAGACGCTCTTCGACATGTCCGCGACGCGCTATTACCAGGTGTTGAACGCGCTGGTGGATCGACCCGAGGCGCTGGCCGCCGATCCGATGCTGGTCAAGCGGTTGCGCCGGCTCCGGGCCAGTCGACAGAAGGCGCGTGCGGCGCGCCGGCTCGGTTTCGAGGTCACCTGAGACGGTCTAGTCTGGGGGACGATGAGCGAGCGAGATGCGTCGCCTGCGGCACCGGCCGCCGGTCCGAGCGGTGCCGCAGCCGGCGGTCCGCCGTTGCGAGCTTTGGCGATGCTGCTGATCGCGCTGGCGATCGTATTCGGCGGGATCGGCATCTTTTCCCTGTCCGGCTCGGGTTCGGGGGACGGCGCTGCGGCGAGCGCGTCGACTGCCGAATCGTCGGGCGGGCCGGCGACCACCGCAGCTGCGGCCGCGACGTCCGGGGTCGCCGGTGCCACGGTGTCGACGACGCCCACCCCGGGTGCTGCTATCAGCAATCCGGCCCCGTCCGGTGCGACGCCGTCCGGTGCGGTCTCGTCCGGCGCGACGGCGTCGGCGGTGATCGCCTCGGACAAGTCGGTGCCGGTTCGGGTGCTCAACAACAGCGACATCGCCGGCCTGGCCGCCCGCACGGCGCAGCAACTGACCGGGGTGGGCTGGACGGTCGCCGAGACCGGCAACTACGTCAGCAGCACCATCGGCACCACGACGGTGTACTACGGCAACTCGACCCAGGAAAAGGCAGCGGCCGAGGAGATCGCCGGCAAGTTGGGCGCCACCGCCCAGCCGAGGTTCGGTGCGATCGCCAACCTCGGGCAGGGGGTCGTGGTCATCGTGACCCAGTAGCGGTCGTCGTGCCGCGATAGTTCCGGCGCGGGCTGTCTATGATCGATCCGATCGATCGTCACCCGATTAAGGAGCTCCCTCGATGGCTTCGTCATTTGCTCGCCGGTCCTACAGCGGAGTCGTCCTGCCGGTTCTCGCGGTCGCGGCGTTCGGTTTGACGGGCTGTACGAACAGTCAGGAGACCAGCGACAGCTCCGGCACCACGCCGCCGGTATGGACCGGCTCGCAGGCGCCTGCGGCGAGCGGCACCGGGGAACACGGCGAGAGCGCCGCAGGCGCTGGCGACTCGGCCGGCGGCGACTCGGCCGTGGCGGAGCTGAAGGACGCTGCGGGTAAGGACATCGGCACGGCCACGTTCACCCAGGTCGGCACGCATCTGATGCTGACCGTCGAGGCGAAGGGGTTGACCCCCGGGTTCCACGGTCTGCACGTCCACCAGGTCGGCAAGTGCGAGGGCGATTTCGCGTCGGCCGGCGGGCATTACCAGGCCCCGGGGCACACCACCGAGCCGGCCAGCGGCGACCTGACCTCGCTCGCGGTGTTGTCCGACGGCACCGCGACGTTGACCACGAACACCGACCAGCTCACCCTCGACGACCTGCGGGCCGACGGTGGCCGGGCGATCATCGTGCACGCCGGTGAAGACAACTTCGGCAACATCCCCAATCGGTACACGCTGCCGGAGGGCGCGCCGGTGCCCGACGAGCAGACCCGGATGACCGGAGACGCCGGCGGCCGGGTTGCCTGCGGCGTCTTCGCGTAGTTCGAGCCGGGGCGGTGCTGTCTCCGTCCGGTACCGCCGTGGGCGGTGACATTCCGTTCCGGTCGTCGTCGCGCCCCACGCTCGGCGTGGAATGGGAGATCGCGTTGGTCGACAAGACCACGCGCGACCTGGTGAACGTCGCCTCCGAGGTGTTCGACGCGGTCGGCGAGTTGCGTGCGGACGACGGCACGCCGCAGATCAGCAAGGAGCTGCTGCGCAACACCGTCGAGCTGGTCACCGGGGTCCGCGATACGGTCGCCGAGGCGATCGACGATCTGACCGAAACGATGCGGGTGGTCCGGCGGGCGGCCGATCGGCTCGGTGTGGACCTGTTCTGCGCCGGCACCCATCCCTTCGCCTCGTGGTCGGCTCAGCAACTGACCCGCTCACCGCACTACGACGAGTTGATCGAGCGGACCCAGTGGTGGGGCCGGCAGATGCTGATCTGGGGGGTGCACGTGCACGTCGGGATCTCGCACCCGGCGAAGGTGTTCCCGATCCTGAACGCCATTCTGCTGCAGTACCCGCACCTGCTGGCGCTGTCCGCGTCGTCGCCGGTGTGGGCCGGAACCGACACCGGCTACGCCAGCAACCGCGCGCTGATGTTCCAGCAACTGCCGACCGCGGGGTTGCCGTTCCAGTTCGATACCTGGGGCCAGTTCTCCGCGTTCGTGCACGATCAGCTGACCACCGGCGTGATCGAACAGCCGGGTGGGATGCATTGGGACATCCGGCCGGCGCCGCGCTGGGGCACGATCGAGATCCGGGTGTGCGACGGGGTGTCGACCCGGGCCGAACTGGCCGCTCTGGTCGCGTTGATCCATTGCCTGGTCGTCGATCTCGATCGGCAGCTGACCGACGGCGCGACGCTACCCGGCCTGCCGCCGTGGCACGTCCAGGAAAACAAGTGGCGCGCAGCGCGCTACGGGCTCGACGCGATCGTGATCACCGACGCGAAGTCCAACGAGCGGCTGATCACCGACGATCTGGACGATCTGTTGGAGCGGTTGGCGCCGACCGCAGCGCGGCTGAGGTGCGCCGACGAGCTCGCCGCGGTCGCCGACATTCCGCGGCGCGGCGCGTC
Above is a genomic segment from Skermania piniformis containing:
- a CDS encoding LytR C-terminal domain-containing protein, with the translated sequence MSERDASPAAPAAGPSGAAAGGPPLRALAMLLIALAIVFGGIGIFSLSGSGSGDGAAASASTAESSGGPATTAAAAATSGVAGATVSTTPTPGAAISNPAPSGATPSGAVSSGATASAVIASDKSVPVRVLNNSDIAGLAARTAQQLTGVGWTVAETGNYVSSTIGTTTVYYGNSTQEKAAAEEIAGKLGATAQPRFGAIANLGQGVVVIVTQ
- a CDS encoding glutamate--cysteine ligase, whose amino-acid sequence is MGGDIPFRSSSRPTLGVEWEIALVDKTTRDLVNVASEVFDAVGELRADDGTPQISKELLRNTVELVTGVRDTVAEAIDDLTETMRVVRRAADRLGVDLFCAGTHPFASWSAQQLTRSPHYDELIERTQWWGRQMLIWGVHVHVGISHPAKVFPILNAILLQYPHLLALSASSPVWAGTDTGYASNRALMFQQLPTAGLPFQFDTWGQFSAFVHDQLTTGVIEQPGGMHWDIRPAPRWGTIEIRVCDGVSTRAELAALVALIHCLVVDLDRQLTDGATLPGLPPWHVQENKWRAARYGLDAIVITDAKSNERLITDDLDDLLERLAPTAARLRCADELAAVADIPRRGASYQRQRRVAAEHGGDLVAVVDAVVGELD
- a CDS encoding oxygenase MpaB family protein, encoding MTTYFPELDRLMQYQRELPELYGALDFDTRPYRLTTDPAVASALPGWVARREPLLADDRIVELVATATMLGDVAADPYAALSATRSVTELIELVRLACRAGLDAVPDAPPELVRFIESMTAPPDWIDMTLVADGARRSKIDAALLAPFLIRGAFVATFTNTYAALPMALTGALSGRRAARRVNETAAFFALTTLPGALDRYGPGFEAAALVRLMHSLVRCHALTRAANWDPSVYGMPVPQIDQLPAGMIQLYLMAQRALRAGRTEFTAGERAVVEFSRYRCFLLGLPEELVPATATDIVRLINARAALLRDGFDDETCGRLVRSTMDAYLRAADTRFDRLADAVEKSYSKLGFTQAFCHGSRRAAAAMGVHTGPADYARVAVTAPFIVGRVLAVGLAVRNRRLRPLVDRYLDRTIARRLVGYGKPEYRTDAGSYAELGSAGVGVA
- the sodC gene encoding superoxide dismutase[Cu-Zn], with protein sequence MASSFARRSYSGVVLPVLAVAAFGLTGCTNSQETSDSSGTTPPVWTGSQAPAASGTGEHGESAAGAGDSAGGDSAVAELKDAAGKDIGTATFTQVGTHLMLTVEAKGLTPGFHGLHVHQVGKCEGDFASAGGHYQAPGHTTEPASGDLTSLAVLSDGTATLTTNTDQLTLDDLRADGGRAIIVHAGEDNFGNIPNRYTLPEGAPVPDEQTRMTGDAGGRVACGVFA
- a CDS encoding DUF3263 domain-containing protein, which codes for MDGAAARNRGGAGPGGAGDRGEDGLTRREHDILGFERQWWKYAGAKEEAIKTLFDMSATRYYQVLNALVDRPEALAADPMLVKRLRRLRASRQKARAARRLGFEVT
- a CDS encoding peptide deformylase, whose product is MAILPIRVVGDPVLHQPTESVTQSPAELAPLIADMYETLTAANGVGLAANQVGVPLRLFVYDCPERRGDGAPVYRRGVVINPVLETSEIPETMPDPDDDEEGCLSVPGEQFPTGRAEWARVTGTDEHGEPVSVEGKGFFARMLQHEVGHLDGLLYTDVLIGRNARAAKRAIKQNGWGVPGLSWTPGSTPDPFGHDD
- a CDS encoding N-acetylglutamate synthase, CG3035 family gives rise to the protein MTTELSPGARVVLRYRLPAGYPDVLSDLVGELVSLDPPAVRGDDGRVVAVAAERVIALRPYAPRPIRTREIQALEIAAAHGWPGLEREWLDGWFLRAGDGFTGRANSAVPLGEAVTLDPLPAIEQWYAERGLPVRLLLPDRLGAVPDGWFTSEEVLMLAVDLDNVVLPNGDSLLTVDPRPTPGWTARCRYRDAPLPPTAGPVLEQVVGGVLGFGSLGTENPVAVARAAVTVAPDGRVWVGLTAVEVDPQHRRHGLGTLICVELLRWARSHGAGHAYLQVAVENEPALAMYRKLGFLDHHRYRYATPTPAEPSSA
- a CDS encoding TetR/AcrR family transcriptional regulator; translation: MAAGTPRQRMTSAARREQILDVTHAIVDADGFHAATPKRIAADAGIHRSLIYQLFGDIPGLFVALIDRESARAAAQFADSVGERGSEADPTALLVDVFDGVLDAVGNHPETWRLFLFPPEGAPAELHQRLAGSQQVLQDFLTEELLRINPNVHDPEYTARILQATGRELLQLRLLEPEEATVERLRTFVRRLSTDLIFRPTS